In a genomic window of Oncorhynchus keta strain PuntledgeMale-10-30-2019 chromosome 26, Oket_V2, whole genome shotgun sequence:
- the LOC118359043 gene encoding DCN1-like protein 4 isoform X2, with product MHSDAANFQLNSHFSTLASIHKIYHTLHRLNLTEDVGQDGHSTACRSRAMPPRKKRRPTTGDDLSAKKSRQDSVFRKHEAPQIREEETFSSKRCLEWFYEYAGCDDVVGPEGMEKFCEDIGVEPENVVMLVLAWKLDAQSMGYFTLQEWLKGMGSLQCDSTERLRNSLDYLRSVLNDTTNFKLIYRYAFDFAREKDQRSLDLNTAKCMLGLLLGKTWPLFPVFNQFLEQSKYKVINKDQWCNVLEFSRTINLDLSNYDEDGAWPVLLDEFVEWYKEREMS from the exons ATGCACTCTGATGCGGCAA ATTTTCAGCTGAACTCCCATTTTTCTACACTGGCCAGCATCCACAAAATCTACCACACCCTGCACAGGCTG AACCTGACGGAGGACGTTGGACAGGACGGTCACTCCACAG CCTGCCGCTCCAGAGCCATGCCTCCGAGGAAAAAGAGGAGACCCACTACTGGAGATGATCTGTCAGCTAAGAAGAGTCGCCAGGACAG TGTTTTTAGAAAACATGAGGCACCACAAATCCGAGAGGAAGAGACCTTCTCCAGTAAAAGATGTCTGGAGTGGTTCTATGAGTACGCAG GCTGTGATGATGTCGTGGGGCCAGAGGGAATGGAGAAGTTCTGTGAAGATATTGGAGTGGAACCAGAGAAT GTGGTGATGCTGGTTTTGGCCTGGAAGCTGGATGCCCAGAGTATGGGCTACTTCACTCTACAGGAGTGGTTGAAAGGCATGGGCTCCCTGCA GTGCGACTCCACAGAGAGGCTGAGGAACTCCCTGGACTACTTGAGGTCTGTCCTAAACGACACCACCAACTTTAAGCTCATTTACAGATACGCCTTCGATTTTGCTCGG GAAAAGGACCAGAGGAGTTTAGACCTGAACACAGCCAAATGCATGCTGGGGCTTCTCCTGGGGAAGACGTGGCCACTGTTCCCTGTATTCAATCAGTTTTTAGAG CAATCCAAGTATAAGGTTATCAACAAAGACCAGTGGTGCAACGTTCTAGAGTTCAGCAGGACAATCAACCTAGACCTTAGTAACTATGATGAGGATGGAGCCT GGCCCGTTTTGTTGGATGAGTTTGTGGAATGGTACAAAGAAAGAGAGATGTCATAG
- the LOC118359043 gene encoding DCN1-like protein 4 isoform X1 encodes MHSDAANFQLNSHFSTLASIHKIYHTLHRLNLTEDVGQDGHSTACRSRAMPPRKKRRPTTGDDLSAKKSRQDSVFRKHEAPQIREEETFSSKRCLEWFYEYAGETQGCDDVVGPEGMEKFCEDIGVEPENVVMLVLAWKLDAQSMGYFTLQEWLKGMGSLQCDSTERLRNSLDYLRSVLNDTTNFKLIYRYAFDFAREKDQRSLDLNTAKCMLGLLLGKTWPLFPVFNQFLEQSKYKVINKDQWCNVLEFSRTINLDLSNYDEDGAWPVLLDEFVEWYKEREMS; translated from the exons ATGCACTCTGATGCGGCAA ATTTTCAGCTGAACTCCCATTTTTCTACACTGGCCAGCATCCACAAAATCTACCACACCCTGCACAGGCTG AACCTGACGGAGGACGTTGGACAGGACGGTCACTCCACAG CCTGCCGCTCCAGAGCCATGCCTCCGAGGAAAAAGAGGAGACCCACTACTGGAGATGATCTGTCAGCTAAGAAGAGTCGCCAGGACAG TGTTTTTAGAAAACATGAGGCACCACAAATCCGAGAGGAAGAGACCTTCTCCAGTAAAAGATGTCTGGAGTGGTTCTATGAGTACGCAGGTGAGACTCAAG GCTGTGATGATGTCGTGGGGCCAGAGGGAATGGAGAAGTTCTGTGAAGATATTGGAGTGGAACCAGAGAAT GTGGTGATGCTGGTTTTGGCCTGGAAGCTGGATGCCCAGAGTATGGGCTACTTCACTCTACAGGAGTGGTTGAAAGGCATGGGCTCCCTGCA GTGCGACTCCACAGAGAGGCTGAGGAACTCCCTGGACTACTTGAGGTCTGTCCTAAACGACACCACCAACTTTAAGCTCATTTACAGATACGCCTTCGATTTTGCTCGG GAAAAGGACCAGAGGAGTTTAGACCTGAACACAGCCAAATGCATGCTGGGGCTTCTCCTGGGGAAGACGTGGCCACTGTTCCCTGTATTCAATCAGTTTTTAGAG CAATCCAAGTATAAGGTTATCAACAAAGACCAGTGGTGCAACGTTCTAGAGTTCAGCAGGACAATCAACCTAGACCTTAGTAACTATGATGAGGATGGAGCCT GGCCCGTTTTGTTGGATGAGTTTGTGGAATGGTACAAAGAAAGAGAGATGTCATAG
- the LOC118359043 gene encoding DCN1-like protein 4 isoform X3: protein MPPRKKRRPTTGDDLSAKKSRQDSVFRKHEAPQIREEETFSSKRCLEWFYEYAGETQGCDDVVGPEGMEKFCEDIGVEPENVVMLVLAWKLDAQSMGYFTLQEWLKGMGSLQCDSTERLRNSLDYLRSVLNDTTNFKLIYRYAFDFAREKDQRSLDLNTAKCMLGLLLGKTWPLFPVFNQFLEQSKYKVINKDQWCNVLEFSRTINLDLSNYDEDGAWPVLLDEFVEWYKEREMS, encoded by the exons ATGCCTCCGAGGAAAAAGAGGAGACCCACTACTGGAGATGATCTGTCAGCTAAGAAGAGTCGCCAGGACAG TGTTTTTAGAAAACATGAGGCACCACAAATCCGAGAGGAAGAGACCTTCTCCAGTAAAAGATGTCTGGAGTGGTTCTATGAGTACGCAGGTGAGACTCAAG GCTGTGATGATGTCGTGGGGCCAGAGGGAATGGAGAAGTTCTGTGAAGATATTGGAGTGGAACCAGAGAAT GTGGTGATGCTGGTTTTGGCCTGGAAGCTGGATGCCCAGAGTATGGGCTACTTCACTCTACAGGAGTGGTTGAAAGGCATGGGCTCCCTGCA GTGCGACTCCACAGAGAGGCTGAGGAACTCCCTGGACTACTTGAGGTCTGTCCTAAACGACACCACCAACTTTAAGCTCATTTACAGATACGCCTTCGATTTTGCTCGG GAAAAGGACCAGAGGAGTTTAGACCTGAACACAGCCAAATGCATGCTGGGGCTTCTCCTGGGGAAGACGTGGCCACTGTTCCCTGTATTCAATCAGTTTTTAGAG CAATCCAAGTATAAGGTTATCAACAAAGACCAGTGGTGCAACGTTCTAGAGTTCAGCAGGACAATCAACCTAGACCTTAGTAACTATGATGAGGATGGAGCCT GGCCCGTTTTGTTGGATGAGTTTGTGGAATGGTACAAAGAAAGAGAGATGTCATAG